The genomic interval CGCCGCCGGGTCGCCCGACACGATCAGCTTGGGGCGACCCGTCGAGCCGCCCGACGTCGGCGCCTTCCACGCCGGCGAGATCTTGTCGGGCAGCGGCTCGGTGTCGCCCGACGGTGCGGGGTTGTCGCGCAGCCATTCGCTCACCTTGAACAGCGGGCGCGACGACGTCGGCGTGGCGTCGGTACCGATCACGAGCGGCGGGTTCGCCAACTCGATGATCGCCTCGAGCTCGACGGCCGGCAGCCGGTACGACACCGGCTGGGGCGTGGCGCCGAGTTTCCACAGGGCGAGCGCGGTCACGTACCAGTCGATCGAGTTGGGCAGCGCCATGGTGACGAGGTCGCCCTCGCCGACGCCGAGGTCGCGCAGGTGGCGTGCCAGCGTATCGGCGCGCGTTTCGAGCTGGGCGCGGGTGATCTGTCGCCCGTCGCAGGTGACCGCGACGCGGTCGGGGGCTTCGTCGGCGAGTTGCTTCAGACGTGCGGGAAACGAGATCGGCGCCATCGGCAGCGATGTCTAGTTGGGCGGCGTGCTCGCTTGCTCGACGCGCCACAGCGTCACCGGAGCGTCCACGCCCTTGAGGTCGAACGTTCCCTTTTCCACGCAGCGCCACGCACCGGCGTCGAGCAGCCCCACGACGTCTTCGGTCACCAGCACTTCGTTCGCCTGTGCCACGCTGATGGCGCGCGCGACGAGGTTCACGAGCGCGCCGAAGTAGTCGCCGCCGCGCGCCACCACCGGACCGAAACCCGCGGCGGCCGTCGCCCGCGGCAGTTCGCCGTCGGCGGCGGCGAAGCGCACCAGCTCGGTTGCGACCTGCAACGCGGCCGCCGCGCTTGGTGCGACGATCATCGCTTCGTCGCCGATGAGCTTCACCAGGCGGCCGCCGTGCGCGACGGCGATCTCCCAGGCGGCGCGTTCGAAACGCGCCAGCACCCGGGCGTGAACCGCCGGCGACACCGACGCCGTCCAGCTCGTGAACGCCACGAGGTCGACGAAGACAACCCCGAGGCGCAGATCGGCGTCGTTCACCCGGGTGGCGAAGTCGAGTTCCTTGCCGGCGTGCTCCGTCATGACGTGACCGATCAGCGGCGGCAAGGCGTTCCACGCGGCGTTCGACACCTCGTTGGCCATCGACAGCTCGAGTTCCGTCGCCCGGCCTTCTCGGTCAGCACTCGACGACATCATCGATCGGCCCGCCTCGATGAGCCGCAGCACGGCGGCTCCGAGCACGCGGACGAACTCGTTCACGGCCGCCGGCTCGAACGACGCCTTCGCCAGCGCGAACAACGCGAGGTCTTCGACGACGGTGTCGGGCAGCGACGCGTCGTCGTCGTCGACGACCGGCCAACCGAGCGCGGCGCGCAACTCCCTGACGTCCTCGATCGGCACGCCGGCCGCAACCGCCGCTTGTCGCGCGCTGATGAACGTCGGCGCTTCCATTGCGAGCGACGCCGCGATCACGTACGGCGGTGTCTGTTGTGCCATCGCGATGATGTCGTCGAGGGCGAAGCGCGACGCCAGATGCTCGAGCAATTCGCGGCGCTCGTCGGCCCGCGGCGCGTCCCGGTCGTACAGTCCAGCGGCGGCGAACTCGTCGAGCGACACGGGCTAGAACTCTTGCATGGCAGAGATGATCTATCGACGGTTGGGACGCTCGGGCTTGCAGGTGAGCGTGTTGAGCTTCGGTTCGTGGGTGAGCTTCGGCCCGCAGATCGACGTCGACAAGGCGGTCGACTGCCTCGCCGCCGCGCAGGCGGCC from Acidimicrobiales bacterium carries:
- a CDS encoding adenylate cyclase regulatory domain-containing protein, which translates into the protein MSLDEFAAAGLYDRDAPRADERRELLEHLASRFALDDIIAMAQQTPPYVIAASLAMEAPTFISARQAAVAAGVPIEDVRELRAALGWPVVDDDDASLPDTVVEDLALFALAKASFEPAAVNEFVRVLGAAVLRLIEAGRSMMSSSADREGRATELELSMANEVSNAAWNALPPLIGHVMTEHAGKELDFATRVNDADLRLGVVFVDLVAFTSWTASVSPAVHARVLARFERAAWEIAVAHGGRLVKLIGDEAMIVAPSAAAALQVATELVRFAAADGELPRATAAAGFGPVVARGGDYFGALVNLVARAISVAQANEVLVTEDVVGLLDAGAWRCVEKGTFDLKGVDAPVTLWRVEQASTPPN